Proteins from a genomic interval of Granulicella sp. L56:
- a CDS encoding type II secretion system F family protein — protein sequence MTEFVIKLADERGRVQEQTHAAATAEELRARFTQAGYYVYSVKARSALGGSSKKKVNLETFLIFNQQFLTLIRAGLPILGSMELLARRQKEASFRAQLEDVAARVKTGESISQAFEAQGGFPVVYTTTLLAGERSGNLEEVLQRYLDFQRVSLTFRKKLKASLIYPALLVVMVVGLLIFLITFVVPRFAQLYDQLGTHLPWLTLMMLQMGQYAQHYGIYAAIVVAVVVFAVLRWIKTDSGATTVDRIRISLPIFGNVWLKYQVGLFSRTLSTLLTGGLPLVPSLETAARSIDSRQIANAVYRSVETVREGRGLSASLQSTKVFPELAIEMVEVGESTGALPQMLNSVAEFFEEDVQTNLTAAMSLIEPAILVVMGIVVTGILIALYLPIFNLSAGGVSH from the coding sequence ATGACTGAGTTTGTAATTAAGCTGGCGGATGAACGGGGCCGGGTGCAGGAGCAGACCCATGCGGCGGCGACGGCGGAGGAGCTGCGGGCGCGGTTTACGCAGGCGGGATACTACGTCTACTCGGTGAAGGCGCGGAGTGCGCTGGGGGGATCGAGCAAGAAAAAGGTCAATCTGGAGACATTTCTGATCTTCAACCAGCAATTTTTGACCCTGATTCGAGCCGGGTTGCCGATTCTGGGGTCGATGGAGCTGCTGGCGCGGCGGCAGAAAGAGGCGAGCTTCAGGGCTCAGTTGGAAGATGTTGCAGCGCGAGTGAAGACCGGTGAGTCGATCTCGCAGGCGTTTGAGGCGCAGGGCGGCTTTCCCGTTGTTTATACGACGACCCTGCTGGCTGGCGAGCGGTCGGGAAATCTTGAAGAGGTTTTGCAGCGGTATCTGGACTTTCAGCGGGTCTCGCTGACCTTCCGCAAGAAGCTGAAGGCGAGCCTTATCTATCCGGCTCTGCTGGTGGTGATGGTCGTGGGTCTGCTCATCTTTTTGATCACATTCGTTGTGCCGCGGTTTGCGCAGCTCTACGACCAGTTGGGGACGCATCTGCCCTGGCTGACGCTGATGATGCTGCAGATGGGCCAGTATGCGCAGCACTATGGGATCTATGCGGCGATTGTTGTGGCGGTCGTGGTTTTTGCGGTGTTGCGGTGGATCAAGACCGACTCCGGCGCGACGACGGTGGACCGGATTCGGATAAGCCTGCCCATCTTCGGTAATGTCTGGCTGAAGTACCAAGTAGGGTTGTTCAGCCGAACGTTATCGACGCTGCTGACCGGCGGTCTGCCGCTGGTGCCGAGCCTGGAGACGGCGGCGCGCTCGATCGATTCGCGGCAGATTGCCAATGCGGTTTACCGGTCAGTGGAGACGGTGCGCGAGGGCAGAGGGCTGTCGGCCAGCCTGCAGTCGACCAAGGTCTTTCCGGAGCTGGCGATTGAGATGGTCGAGGTTGGCGAGTCGACGGGTGCGTTGCCGCAGATGCTGAACTCGGTAGCCGAGTTCTTTGAAGAGGACGTGCAGACCAACCTGACGGCGGCGATGAGCCTGATCGAGCCGGCGATTCTTGTCGTGATGGGCATCGTGGTGACCGGCATTTTGATCGCGCTTTATCTGCCGATCTTCAACCTGAGTGCGGGTGGAGTGAGCCACTAG
- a CDS encoding DHA2 family efflux MFS transporter permease subunit has product MPAVLEEEELVQPEAALAEIATPFDNERLPQPKVFNPWIIALVVTIGTFMEVLDTSIANVALPHISGSLSASQDEGAWVLTSYLVANAIVLPISGWISSVFGRKNFYLVSVFFFTVFSAACGMAPTLGVLILFRVAQGLAGGGLQPSVQAILADTFSVQKRGMAMALYTVAILVAPVLGPTLGGWITDNYSWRWIFYINIPVGIVCVFLTRIVLEDPPHMKELKVKARKLSVDWGGLGFISIGLATLEIVLDKGQELDWFGSPFIVFFASVSVIALTSAVIWELKRKNPIVNLRLLKERNFLVCCLIILGLYAVLYATTYLIPVYLQQLMGYTATSAGIVLSPAGIFTMIEVPFVGFMLTKGYDPRKMVFSGMLLIASSLWWMGTLNLDITEWNMILPRIVQVMGLGLITVPVSTMVFRFIPKTESSQGAGLYALVRNEGGSLGIALVSTMLQRRTQVFQQVLGQHITASNPMVQQAVGQMSAGPGNAADNHYFALAQLYAGMQRQASLLAYMDQFKMLCILMVCMMPLVFFLKRPPVQKHIELEAH; this is encoded by the coding sequence ATGCCAGCGGTCTTAGAGGAAGAAGAGCTTGTACAACCCGAAGCAGCGCTGGCGGAGATAGCGACGCCGTTCGATAACGAGCGCCTTCCCCAGCCTAAAGTCTTCAATCCCTGGATCATCGCGCTGGTGGTCACCATCGGCACGTTTATGGAGGTGCTGGACACCTCGATTGCCAACGTCGCGCTGCCGCATATCTCGGGCAGCCTTTCGGCGTCTCAGGACGAAGGCGCATGGGTGCTGACCAGCTATCTGGTGGCGAATGCCATTGTTCTGCCCATCAGTGGCTGGATCTCGTCGGTCTTTGGCCGCAAGAATTTCTACCTTGTGTCGGTGTTTTTCTTCACGGTCTTTTCTGCTGCGTGCGGCATGGCGCCTACGCTGGGTGTGCTGATCCTGTTTCGAGTGGCGCAGGGGCTGGCGGGCGGAGGATTGCAGCCTTCGGTGCAGGCGATTCTGGCGGACACGTTTTCGGTGCAGAAGCGCGGCATGGCGATGGCGCTCTACACGGTCGCGATTCTTGTCGCGCCGGTGCTGGGGCCGACGCTGGGCGGGTGGATTACAGATAATTACTCGTGGCGCTGGATCTTCTACATCAATATTCCGGTGGGGATCGTCTGCGTCTTTCTTACGCGCATCGTGCTCGAAGATCCTCCGCATATGAAGGAACTGAAGGTGAAGGCGCGGAAGCTTTCGGTCGACTGGGGCGGGCTGGGATTCATCTCGATTGGGCTGGCCACGCTTGAGATTGTGCTGGACAAGGGGCAGGAGCTGGACTGGTTCGGCTCGCCGTTTATCGTTTTCTTCGCCAGCGTCTCTGTGATTGCGCTGACCAGCGCGGTGATCTGGGAGCTGAAGCGCAAGAACCCCATCGTCAACCTGCGGCTGCTCAAGGAGCGGAACTTTCTCGTCTGCTGCCTCATCATCCTGGGGCTCTACGCGGTTTTGTATGCGACGACCTATCTGATTCCTGTCTATTTGCAGCAATTGATGGGATATACGGCGACCTCTGCGGGTATTGTTCTCTCTCCGGCGGGAATCTTCACCATGATCGAAGTGCCGTTTGTCGGATTCATGCTCACCAAGGGCTACGATCCGCGCAAGATGGTCTTTTCTGGGATGCTGCTGATCGCCTCTTCGCTGTGGTGGATGGGCACGCTCAACCTCGATATCACCGAGTGGAACATGATCCTTCCGCGCATTGTGCAGGTGATGGGGCTCGGCCTGATTACCGTTCCGGTCAGCACGATGGTCTTTCGCTTTATCCCCAAGACGGAGAGCTCGCAGGGCGCGGGGCTTTATGCGCTGGTGCGGAACGAGGGCGGGAGTCTCGGCATCGCGCTGGTGAGCACCATGCTGCAACGCCGGACGCAGGTATTTCAACAGGTACTGGGGCAGCACATTACCGCTTCGAACCCGATGGTCCAGCAGGCGGTGGGGCAGATGTCGGCTGGTCCGGGCAATGCGGCTGACAATCATTACTTCGCGCTGGCGCAGCTCTATGCCGGGATGCAGCGGCAGGCTTCGCTGCTGGCGTATATGGACCAGTTCAAGATGCTCTGCATCCTGATGGTCTGCATGATGCCGCTGGTCTTCTTCCTGAAGCGGCCGCCTGTGCAAAAGCATATCGAGCTGGAAGCGCACTAG
- a CDS encoding TetR/AcrR family transcriptional regulator yields MPRAAVDRKQKIVAEFRRAEILAAATKVFGNKGFEATRMEDIAKAARLAKGTLYLYFDSKDAIYQATVRQALVELAALTEEQVQKESTIAGKIAAFIRVRVAFWDEQQSLYGVILSLSREGQYRKRSIAWQRETVLYLQSIFAEGAKSGEIPQQDFLGAAWTIMDAIRGSSERRIYTEGRSTEDDTKFLTEFLLRALQIKVP; encoded by the coding sequence ATGCCGCGAGCCGCAGTAGACCGTAAGCAAAAGATCGTCGCCGAGTTCCGCCGTGCGGAGATCCTCGCCGCGGCGACCAAGGTCTTTGGCAACAAGGGCTTCGAGGCGACGCGCATGGAGGACATCGCCAAGGCCGCCCGTCTGGCCAAGGGAACGCTCTATCTCTACTTCGACTCAAAGGACGCCATCTACCAGGCGACCGTGCGCCAGGCGCTCGTCGAACTCGCCGCGCTGACCGAGGAGCAGGTACAGAAAGAGTCGACCATCGCAGGCAAGATTGCGGCCTTCATCCGCGTCCGCGTCGCCTTCTGGGACGAGCAGCAATCGCTCTATGGCGTCATCCTCAGTCTCAGCCGCGAGGGCCAGTACCGCAAACGGAGCATCGCATGGCAGAGGGAGACCGTGCTCTACCTCCAATCGATCTTCGCTGAAGGCGCGAAATCCGGCGAGATTCCCCAGCAGGACTTTCTCGGAGCAGCCTGGACGATAATGGATGCCATTCGCGGCAGCAGCGAGCGCCGCATCTATACCGAAGGCCGTTCAACGGAAGACGACACGAAGTTCCTGACCGAATTTCTACTGCGCGCCCTGCAAATCAAGGTTCCCTGA
- a CDS encoding iron-sulfur cluster assembly accessory protein — protein sequence MSTATVTPSAEVVTGAPTSNAPVNLTPSAITKVKEIMATQDPVPAGLRIGVVGGGCSGFQYSMSFENQSGMMDKVYKFDDLKVFVDATSAAYLSNCQVDYVETLEAAGFKFENAAVKSTCGCGSSFSV from the coding sequence ATGTCCACTGCAACCGTTACCCCTTCTGCTGAAGTCGTTACTGGAGCGCCTACCTCGAATGCGCCGGTGAATCTGACACCTTCCGCTATCACGAAGGTGAAGGAGATTATGGCGACACAGGATCCCGTCCCTGCGGGACTGCGGATCGGTGTGGTTGGCGGCGGATGTTCGGGATTCCAGTATTCGATGTCGTTCGAGAACCAGAGCGGCATGATGGACAAGGTCTATAAGTTCGACGATCTAAAGGTGTTTGTCGATGCTACCTCGGCTGCCTATCTCAGCAATTGCCAGGTGGACTATGTCGAGACGCTTGAGGCCGCGGGCTTCAAGTTCGAGAACGCCGCGGTGAAGAGCACCTGCGGTTGCGGCTCTTCCTTCAGCGTTTAG